One genomic segment of Papaver somniferum cultivar HN1 unplaced genomic scaffold, ASM357369v1 unplaced-scaffold_6, whole genome shotgun sequence includes these proteins:
- the LOC113343464 gene encoding wall-associated receptor kinase 3-like, which produces MAFHVSVKFQCFVLLIWLQLVSSEIPTNASRPIAKPGCVDKCGNVSIPYPFGIGDGCFLEEWFELRCNNSILVDHPKPINGGLYVSEISLVGGYMITDVSISTDCSRNKIRNFNYSITDSFSGKFTFSSSKNKLTAIGCNSCAYLGLNSRFFPAAGCMSMCNTVVNSNNGSCAGSGCCHASIPTGLKEFTLTIGYLNEMHPESSFNPCTYAFLHEESSFKFSTSYLKSFKANGTESVPVAIDWKVGTETCGEAQRILKTYACGPNTDCIDSVEGIDPPGYLCQCEGGHEGNPYLNSTTGGHCQDIDECEASSNPCVTGICINTKGGFECRCPEGEVLLANLNDGISYCSRPPLSKVLVAAIVSTAASILIILILCVGYWLYKRIQKRKQIKLKQGHFKRNGGLLLKQKITSNDGKVESTAKIFVAEELEKTTDNFNPSRIIGKGGFGTVFKGMLSNGEIVAIKKSTLVDETQVGQFINEVAILSQINHRHIVKLLGCCLETQVPLLVYEFVPHGTLSYHLHEGDNESLLSWKDRVRIASEIAGALAYLHSQASMPIFHRDIKSTNILLDEKYKAKVSDFGISRSAHIDSTHLTTRVQGTFGYLDPEYFHSSQFTDKSDVYSFGVVLVELLTGEKAISKIREEGLALYFIKSLKENRLSEILDARVLNEGNTDDVLIVGKLAEKCLKYVGKKRPTMREVSHSLEGLHEKFSKDSV; this is translated from the exons ATGGCTTTTCATGTTTCTGTAAAGTTTCAATGTTTCGTGTTGTTAATATGGCTGCAATTAGTATCTTCAGAAATACCGACGAATGCTTCCCGACCAATAGCCAAGCCTGGTTGTGTAGATAAGTGTGGGAACGTTAGCATACCCTACCCTTTCGGTATCGGTGACGGTTGTTTCCTAGAAGAATGGTTCGAATTAAGATGCAACAACAGTATCCTGGTCGATCATCCAAAGCCAATAAACGGTGGCTTGTATGTCTCAGAAATATCATTAGTCGGGGGCTACATGATAACCGATGTCTCCATCTCCACTGATTGCTCTAGAAACAAGATACGAAATTTTAATTACTCGATTACCGACTCCTTTTCCGGAAAATTCACCTTCTCTTCGTCGAAAAACAAGCTCACAGCTATCGGCTGCAACAGCTGTGCGTATTTAGGACTAAACAGTAGATTTTTTCCTGCTGCAGGATGTATGTCAATGTGTAATACAGTGGTAAATTCCAACAATGGGTCTTGCGCTGGTAGTGGTTGTTGCCATGCCTCTATTCCAACTGGATTAAAGGAATTTACTTTGACAATTGGATACTTAAATGAAATGCATCCTGAATCGAGTTTCAACCCATGTACTTATGCTTTTCTACATGAAGAGAGTTCATTTAAATTTTCCACTTCATATCTGAAAAGCTTCAAAGCTAATGGAACAGAAAGTGTTCCTGTGGCTATTGATTGGAAAGTTGGTACCGAGACATGCGGGGAAGCTCAGAGAATTTTGAAGACCTATGCCTGTGGACCTAACACTGATTGTATTGATTCTGTAGAAGGCATAGATCCCCCAGGATATCTATGTCAGTGTGAAGGCGGCCATGAAGGAAATCCTTATCTTAACAGTACTACCGGTGGTCATTGTCAAG ATATCGATGAATGTGAAGCATCATCAAACCCGTGCGTGACGGGGATTTGTATAAATACAAAGGGGGGCTTTGAATGTCGTTGTCCAGAAGGAGAGGTTTTACTTGCAAATTTAAATGACGGGATATCTTATTGTTCTCGTCCACCATTAAGTAAAGTTCTAGTTGCTGCAATTGTATCAACAG CTGCAAGCATACTTATAATACTTATTCTTTGCGTGGGCTATTGGTTATACAAAAGAATTCAGAAGAGGAAGCAAATTAAACTGAAGCAAGGCCACTTCAAGAGAAACGGTGGGTTGTTATTAAAGCAAAAGATCACTTCGAACGATGGTAAAGTTGAAAGCACGGCCAAAATCTTTGTAGCCGAAGAATTAGAGAAGACGACGGATAACTTCAACCCAAGCAGAATCATTGGCAAAGGAGGCTTTGGTACTGTTTTCAAAGGCATGTTATCCAATGGAGAAATAGTTGCCATTAAGAAATCTACATTGGTGGACGAAACCCAAGTTGGTCAGTTCATTAACGAGGTTGCTATTCTTTCGcaaatcaatcacaggcatattgTTAAATTGTTAGGTTGTTGCTTAGAGACCCAAGTTCCCTTGTTGGTATACGAGTTTGTCCCTCACGGAACACTCTCATACCATCTCCATGAAGGTGATAATGAGTCGTTACTTTCATGGAAGGATCGTGTAAGGATAGCATCTGAGATAGCAGGAGCACTTGCATATTTACACTCACAGGCGTCTATGCCAATCTTTCACAGAGACATAAAATCCACCAATATACTCTTGGATGAGAAATACAAGGCAAAGGTCTCTGACTTTGGAATTTCTAGATCAGCACATATAGATTCAACCCACTTAACCACACGTGTGCAGGGAACCTTCGGTTACTTAGACCCTGAGTACTTCCATTCAAGCCAGTTCACCGATAAGAGTGATGTCTATAGCTTCGGAGTAGTCCTTGTGGAGCTTTTAACTGGAGAAAAGGCAATCTCTAAAATCCGAGAAGAGGGTTTAGCATTATATTTCATAAAATCACTTAAAGAAAACCGTCTATCAGAAATATTAGATGCTCGAGTTCTTAACGAAGGAAACACTGATGATGTTTTGATTGTCGGTAAACTTGCCGAAAAATGCTTGAAATATGTTGGAAAGAAAAGGCCGACTATGAGAGAAGTATCACATAGTTTGGAGGGGTTGCATGAGAAATTTTCAAAAGATTCAGTGTAA